A part of Buchnera aphidicola (Sarucallis kahawaluokalani) genomic DNA contains:
- the ribB gene encoding 3,4-dihydroxy-2-butanone-4-phosphate synthase has translation MHKHVLSIFGNYKKRIEKAITALQSHQGIILIDNKNRENEGDLVFSCENMTIQQMALAIRYGSGIVCLCITEKKRKKLDLPMMVKKNTSVYNTGFTISIEAAYGVSTGVSAKDRLTTIKTALPDQAQPSDFNRPGHIFPICAHTGGILLRPGHTEASITLMRLAGFKPMSVICELTNKDGSMAQIKDIIKFSKLNNMPVLTIDDIILYLTKYNIHNK, from the coding sequence ATGCATAAACATGTATTATCCATATTTGGAAATTATAAAAAACGCATAGAAAAAGCAATTACAGCATTACAATCACATCAAGGAATAATTCTCATTGATAACAAAAATAGAGAAAACGAAGGCGATTTAGTATTTTCTTGTGAAAATATGACAATACAACAAATGGCTTTAGCAATTCGCTACGGTAGTGGTATTGTTTGTTTATGTATTACAGAAAAAAAAAGAAAAAAATTAGATTTACCAATGATGGTAAAAAAAAATACTAGCGTTTATAATACAGGGTTTACAATTAGTATTGAAGCCGCATACGGAGTTTCCACCGGTGTATCTGCAAAAGATAGATTAACAACAATAAAAACTGCACTTCCAGACCAAGCTCAACCATCTGATTTTAACCGACCAGGACACATTTTTCCAATATGTGCACATACCGGAGGTATATTATTACGACCAGGACATACAGAAGCATCGATTACATTAATGCGTCTAGCAGGATTTAAACCTATGAGTGTAATCTGTGAATTAACAAATAAAGATGGTAGTATGGCACAAATAAAAGATATAATAAAATTTTCAAAATTAAATAATATGCCTGT
- the ptsI gene encoding phosphoenolpyruvate-protein phosphotransferase PtsI: protein MISGILASPGIAYGKALLLQTETIVIKEKNIQQKNIETEIKKLFESKNISIQELKNIQKKSKKNFHQKELEIFDGHIMILEDIELEKEIITLIQNKHYTAAYAIEKSITNQIQKIKKINNTYMQNRAIDIRDIGNRWLKNILHVKKTELKNINEQIILVANDLTPSETAQMNFKYIKGFITNLGGETAHTSIMARSLEIPAIVGTGNITQKIKDGDFIILDGINNQILINPKKNIIDTFKVYQKKYLNKKKKLKKFINLSATTIDQYTVEISANVSNIQDIINAKKYGTQSIGLYRTEFLFMGRTELPSEEEQFHEYKKAAIIMKNQPVIIRTMDIGGDKEIPYMKFPKEENPFLGWRAIRIGLDKKDILRTQLKAIIRASQFGKLRILFPMIISVEEIQELKYEIKKIQYILNKKKILFDKNIKIGIMIETPASAIIAKYLIQEVDFFSIGTNDLTQYTLAVDRRNDLISHLYNPMHPSVLKLIQKVIHASHAVGKWTGMCGELAGNEKAAILLLGMGLNEFSMNASCIPKIKKIIRQTTLKKAKELSCTILKKNTTQEIMHIINNFVL, encoded by the coding sequence AAAGAAAAAAATATTCAACAAAAAAATATTGAAACTGAAATAAAAAAATTATTTGAATCAAAAAATATATCTATTCAAGAATTAAAAAATATACAAAAAAAATCAAAAAAAAATTTCCATCAAAAAGAATTAGAAATTTTTGATGGACATATTATGATTTTAGAAGACATTGAACTAGAAAAAGAAATTATTACATTAATTCAAAATAAACATTATACTGCTGCTTATGCAATCGAAAAAAGTATTACCAATCAAATACAGAAAATAAAAAAAATAAATAATACATATATGCAAAATCGAGCTATAGATATCCGGGATATCGGAAACCGATGGCTAAAAAATATATTACATGTAAAAAAAACAGAATTAAAAAATATTAATGAACAAATTATATTAGTTGCAAATGATCTTACACCATCTGAAACAGCTCAAATGAATTTTAAATATATAAAAGGATTTATTACCAATTTAGGAGGAGAAACAGCACATACATCAATTATGGCTCGATCATTAGAAATACCTGCTATTGTTGGTACAGGTAATATTACTCAAAAAATAAAAGATGGAGATTTTATAATACTAGATGGTATTAATAATCAAATATTGATTAATCCTAAAAAAAATATAATCGATACCTTTAAAGTATACCAAAAAAAATATTTAAATAAAAAGAAAAAATTAAAAAAATTCATAAATTTATCAGCAACAACAATTGATCAATATACAGTAGAAATTAGCGCTAATGTTAGTAATATACAAGATATTATAAACGCAAAAAAATATGGTACACAATCTATTGGATTATATAGAACAGAATTTTTATTTATGGGACGTACAGAATTACCATCTGAAGAAGAACAATTCCATGAATATAAAAAAGCTGCAATTATTATGAAAAACCAACCGGTGATTATTCGTACAATGGATATTGGAGGAGATAAAGAAATTCCATATATGAAATTTCCAAAAGAAGAAAATCCATTTTTGGGATGGAGAGCCATTAGAATTGGATTGGATAAAAAAGATATCTTACGCACGCAACTTAAAGCAATAATTAGAGCATCACAATTTGGAAAATTAAGAATATTATTTCCTATGATCATTTCAGTAGAAGAAATCCAAGAATTAAAATATGAAATAAAAAAAATACAATATATATTAAATAAAAAAAAAATATTATTTGACAAAAATATAAAAATTGGAATTATGATCGAAACACCTGCCTCTGCAATTATTGCAAAATATTTAATTCAAGAAGTAGATTTTTTTAGTATTGGTACAAATGATTTAACTCAGTATACTTTAGCTGTAGATCGTCGTAATGATCTTATTTCACATCTATATAATCCAATGCATCCTTCTGTTTTAAAATTAATACAAAAAGTTATTCATGCATCACATGCAGTAGGAAAATGGACAGGTATGTGTGGAGAACTTGCAGGTAATGAAAAAGCCGCTATATTATTATTAGGTATGGGATTAAATGAATTTAGTATGAACGCATCATGTATACCTAAAATTAAAAAAATCATTCGACAAACTACACTAAAAAAAGCCAAAGAATTATCATGTACAATATTAAAAAAAAATACTACTCAAGAGATAATGCATATAATAAATAATTTTGTTTTATAG
- the crr gene encoding PTS glucose transporter subunit IIA: protein MNLLSNFFKKKYNISSKKINIFAPISGKIVDLKSVPDDVFSKKIVGDGIAIQPTGKRIVAPIKGIIGKIFNTMHAFSIISSEKIEMFVHFGIDTILLNGKGFKKIAQDNQKVNIGDVILEYDLDFLKEKAKSILTPIIISNIEKIKKIKKYSGVVHSGKTPIMQITI, encoded by the coding sequence ATGAACTTATTATCTAATTTTTTTAAAAAAAAATATAATATATCATCAAAGAAAATAAATATTTTTGCTCCAATTTCAGGAAAAATAGTAGATCTTAAATCTGTTCCTGATGATGTTTTTTCAAAAAAAATTGTTGGTGACGGTATAGCAATTCAACCAACAGGAAAAAGAATCGTTGCACCAATAAAAGGTATTATCGGAAAAATTTTTAATACTATGCATGCTTTTTCTATCATTTCATCAGAAAAAATAGAAATGTTTGTACATTTTGGAATTGATACAATTTTATTAAATGGAAAAGGATTTAAAAAAATTGCTCAAGACAATCAAAAAGTAAATATTGGTGATGTGATTCTTGAATATGATTTAGACTTTTTAAAAGAAAAAGCAAAATCTATTTTAACACCAATTATTATATCAAATATAGAAAAAATAAAAAAAATAAAAAAATATTCAGGGGTAGTACATTCGGGAAAAACACCTATCATGCAAATTACAATATAA